NNNNNNNNNNNNNNNNNNNNNNNNNNNNNNNNNNNNNNNNNNNNNNNNNNNNNNNNNNNNNNNNNNNNNNNNNNNNNNNNNNNNNNNNNNNNNNNNNNNNNNNNNNNNNNNNNNNNNNNNNNNNNNNNNNNNNNNNNNNNNNNNNNNNNNNNNNNNNNNNNNNNNNNNNNNNNNNNNNNNNNNNNNNNNNNNNNNNNNNNNNNNNNNNNNNNNNNNNNNNNNNNNNNNNNNNNNNNNNNNNNNNNNNNNNNNNNNNNNNNNNNNNNNNNNNNNNNNNNNNNNNNNNNNNNNNNNNNNNNNNNNNNNNNNNNNNNNNNNNNNNNNNNNNNNNNNNNNNNNNNNNNNNNNNNNNNNNNNNNNNNNNNNNNNNNNNNNNNNNNNNNNNNNNNNNNNNNNNNNNNNNNNNNNNNNNNNNNNNNNNNNNNNNNNNNNNNNNNNNNNNNNNNNNNNNNNNNNNNNNNNNNNNNNNNNNNNNNNNNNNNNNNNNNNNNNNNNNNNNNNNNNNNNNNNNNNNNNNNNNNNNNNNNNNNNNNNNNNNNNNNNNNNNNNNNNNNNNNNNNNNNNNNNNNNNNNNNNNNNNNNNNNNNNNNNNNNNNNNNNNNNNNNNNNNNNNNNNNNNNNNNNNNNNNNNNNNNNNNNNNNNNNNNNNNNNNNNNNNNNNNNNNNNNNNNNNNNNNNNNNNNNNNNNNNNNNNNNNNNNNNNNNNNNNNNNNNNNNNNNNNNNNNNNNNNNNNNNNNNNNNNNNNNNNNNNNAAAAAAAAATCTAATATGGTTAGAAGTTCTGGTTTCAGGGGCACTTCAGCTATTTTGGAAGCACCACAGTATTTAGGCCAACATAAGCTGATATTCAGAAGAATCACACTTTATCTGAGATTATCTAGAAATCCAATAATTGGGCTGGCTGACATCTTTAATTAAGTGATCTGGAGTAGCATCATGTGAGAAACAGCAAAGCTAGCAAGGTGTGACGTGATTCACTCTGCTGGCCACTGATCTGTCGATGGGCCTGAAAATGGCACTTCATTCATTTCTGAATGCTAATTTGTGCGGCATCTTTCAAAGGTGTGAGTAGGGCCATGAATCAGTGATCTTATTGGAATCTCAAACCGAAGGGGGTTGGAACTGTGTATAGGAGGTGCAGAGGTCCTTTAGTTTCAGATCTTTTCATAGTCGCAAACAGCGACCTATGTGACATTAACAAATCTAGCAGATCATTACAAGTTCTAGTTTCAGTGTTACTTGCTTCGGCTATTTGGCAGCACTACTGTATAGGATAAGATGCTACTTAGGAGCAGCTAAACTCAAAACAGATATATGTGGTAAACTTACGGCATTTTGAACTGAAAAACGGTGAAAGAATTAAGAATTTTCGGACACATGTTACTTACATTGTCTCAGCTCTGCATACTTGGCAACATTTCCAAATACTGGTCCTAATGTATCTTCATGTTTAATTCTGCAGCTATGTTCAGTGGTGCTAATGTCCGGGCTCATCATAATCCTGAGCAGCGCCGCCAAGATCACTCACCAGGTGCAGGCCCTCATGGGCCAGACCACCAAGTGGCACGCCTGCTGCACCATCGAGCCGGTCCCGGACGACGAGATAGATCCGGGATCCAACCAGAACTCCATGCTGGAGGAGTACCCCGAGCCCGAGGACGAGAGCGACTGTGAGTCCAGCGAGGAGACCGGCGACGAGGACATGGTGGAGAACACCAAGTTCCTCCAGCCTCACATGCACGTGATCTCCTTCCAGAAGAGGCAGGCACTAGGTACGTATGATCATCGACAGTTATCATACATTTCGTCGAATCTTGGGGCTGATGGAAAACGCTGTTGCAGTGACCTTCCTGGAGAACAACAACGCCGGCATCACCGTCTTCGGGTTCACGCTGGACCGGTCGTACCTCCACACGATATTCATGCTCGAGTGGACGTTCTTCCTGTGGCTGCTGGGGAAAACAGTCGGCTTCTCGTGAAGACGAGGGACTGTATGCACCAAGGTTCTATTCTGTTCCATGTTTTTTTGCTGTTGTGCTCCGTTTGATCCTTGTGTGAAAAGAGAAGGAGTACGGGTTCTGCTCGTTTTTCTAGCCAGAGTAGACACCGTATCCGTGGCCTGGCCCGTATGGCCCGCAAAAAGTCTCTCCCCACCGCTATATATGCGGTTTCACTGCTCGGATACGGGTCAAACCTCGTAAAAGGGCCGAACCCGTATAATTCCGGCGAGTATACGGGTTCGGCCTGTTTTTCTGGCCAGAGTAGACACCGTATCCGCGGCCCGGCCCTAAAAAATTTACTGTGGCCCGCAAAAAGTCTCTCCCCACCACTATATATGCCCCACTGCTATATATGTGGTTTCACCGCTCGGATACAGGTCAAACCCTATCCGCCTTCGCCGCCGCTCCGCTGCGATTCCCCTCCTCCGCCCAATTTCTCGCTGCAGGCGAGCCTGAAAAAGCCATGGATTGCTACGGGAGCTCTGGGGATGACGCAGAGCGTCGCGCCAGATCCGACGCCGCACGCAAGCGGGGCGCACGGAGGTGGCTCAACCGCGGTAGCCGGTCGCCGCCAACGTTTGAACGCCGCGAGCTGGTCGAGTTCGAGCGCAAGCTtgcccgccgccaccacgcctcatTCGGCTCCTCTGCCGCAGAGAGCTTGTCCGCGGGCGCCTCGAGCTCGTGGCTCAGTCCGATGAAGAGAGAGCCGGAGGAACTCGGGCCGCTCGCCGTCAAGCTCGAGGCCGAGGCGCCGCCGCGTCGAGGAGTGATTGACCCCAAGGACTACCTCCCCCCGGGGCAGGAGGAGCACCTAGAGCGTGTCGTCATGGAGCGGTCGACGAGGGAGCGGGAGGAGGGCGAAGTGCGCCGCCGACGCGAGCTCGAGTACGAGCAGATGTTCCCCAGACGGGTGTTGCGGCGTTGCAGGTCCGCCTCCATGAAGGTGGAGCAAGCCAAGTTCTTCATCGACCTCGACCCCTCCGACGAGGACTTAGCTCCTCCAGCTCCTCCGCCGTGCCGTCGCTGCCGCGAGCTCATCGATTTTTGGTATCTAGGCTCGGGCCCACAGATTCCCCCACTAGTATGATCAATGTAGATGAACTAATGTATGATCAATGTCGTTGCAAGTTTCTCTGGCGAATGCTTTTCTTAAAATTTTACAGTTTCATATACGAGGTCTGATCTGCAGCGCACGAATTCAATCCGCAAATCTCATCTGTCTGTAAACACAATTTGCGGGTCGGCATTATAcgaggtctgctagagatgctcttagatggGTGCTGTAGAGATAGCCTCGTGCATCGCAGGTTGGCATTGCAGGTTTATAATCTCGGGTTGTAACTTGTAAGCCAGCATCAGTTGTAGAGCAGGTGTGTCAAAAGAAAAActctttcctttatttatttttgaaccgaaaaccgtagaacaattgttctatggtatatttttattaaaataaaataaaagtatgTTACGAGAGGATCAAAAGATCCCTAAATACAAGGAAAACTTAGTCAATTCCTGCTCTTGGAAGCATTAGAGCTGATTTAAAACATGTTATCTAGCCACTGTTTGAAGCTTTGAAAGTGCTTCGCCTTTAGCTTGTGCTGTAGGAGCTTCTGATCTTGCTTGAGGTGAAAACGCCAAAAATGTACCGTATGTGGCAGACCTCTGAAAACTTTCCCATTTCTCTTATTCCAAGTATTCCAGCATCCAAGAATAACTATTTCTGTGGCAAGTTGTTGCGGAATTTTTCTATCGCCAGTAGTGTTTCCTCGTATATTGAAGTACCTCTTGCCTTATGGGAATTAGAGTGTTCCAACAATCCTGTGCAAAATTACAGTCCCAAAGCAGGTGAAGGGCTATCTCTTCAGCATTCTGATTGTAGTTTCGGCAGTGAGGATTGTTCAGTTGCACGCCTTTTCTCTGTAGGAGTGATCTG
The sequence above is drawn from the Triticum aestivum cultivar Chinese Spring chromosome 7A, IWGSC CS RefSeq v2.1, whole genome shotgun sequence genome and encodes:
- the LOC123148321 gene encoding uncharacterized protein, with the translated sequence MSGLIIILSSAAKITHQVQALMGQTTKWHACCTIEPVPDDEIDPGSNQNSMLEEYPEPEDESDCESSEETGDEDMVENTKFLQPHMHVISFQKRQALVTFLENNNAGITVFGFTLDRSYLHTIFMLEWTFFLWLLGKTVGFS